The Pukyongia salina genome segment AGGCACCATCTATATTATAATTAAGCAGTAGAGTTACCGTTAAAATTGCGCTAAGGAGATATGCAAAGAGATCGATCTTGGCAAATTGCTTGTACATGGAAAGACCATTCACTACTCCGTTAAATATTCGCTGCATCGAAATAAACGGGACAGTAACCGAAATCAACTTAATAAGATAGCTGAAACTGTTAGATCCAAATAGATACTCACTAATGTGATCTGCACCGAAATACAATATGAGACTACAACATACAACTCCGATTACTGTAAAAAAGAAAGCAGTGGAAAACAGTTTTGTCAATTGCTCCTTGTTCTCCTTGTGTTCGGCCACATATTTCACGACCCCGTTAAATATCCCCACCGAACTTATGGAAGTTAGCATTTGAGAGAGGTTACGCAGCTGCCCGATCTTCGAGATCCCGGCTTCCCCAACTATCTCTGCCAGTAATCTTTGAATAAACAAGGACACGATCAAACGGATGGTGATAACCACCGCATTCAAGGAGGTCATCTTGAGAAGTAAATTAGCCCGTATAAATTGAGGGATCTTCAATTAATAATCATTTAGAATTGAGATAACCTGGCTAACCTCATTGTCCATCATTACCGGGCTCATTGGGATGCTCACAACTTCCTCGTGTATTTGCTCACAAAGCGGAAAACTTAACTGGTTCAACTCCTTTAGGGCAGGCTGCTTATGAGGTGGGATTGGATAATGTATTAGGCTTCCAACACCGTGGTCTTTCAGATATTCCATAAATTCCAATCGGTCTTTCACTCGTATTACAAATAAATGGAACACATGATCGGTCGCACCTGAATACATGGGCAGGCTGATCTTTTCATTATTTATTTCTGAAAGGTATCGTGCTGCAATCTGCATTCTTCTCTTATTATCGGCATCGAGATAGGGTAACTTCGTCCTGAGGAAAACTGCCTGTAGCTCGTCCAGTCTGGAATTGAAACCGGGCAATTCGTTAATGTATTTTGATGAAGCACCGTAGTTGCGAAGTTTCCTGACGATCTCTGCCAATTTAGTATCATTTGTGGTAACTGCCCCTCCGTCTCCCAGGGCTCCCAGGTTTTTAGACGGATAGAAACTAAATGCGGCGGCATCCCCCAGGTTCCCGGCAAATTTGCCGTGAACATCTTTGGCGCCATGGGCTTGAGCCGCATCTTCTATAACCAGCAGACCATTTTTGTCTGCGAAGGAATTTATATCCTCCA includes the following:
- a CDS encoding DegT/DnrJ/EryC1/StrS family aminotransferase, with translation MIPFLDLHQVNLRFEGEFKANYEEFLKSGRYILGEHLQLFEKEFADYCGTLECIGVGNGLDALRLILEAYKEMGRLGAGDEVLVSSNTFIATILAIKQAGLKPLLVETDPNTYNFKIDDLAQVATQKTKAIMPVHLYGQLSPMEDINSFADKNGLLVIEDAAQAHGAKDVHGKFAGNLGDAAAFSFYPSKNLGALGDGGAVTTNDTKLAEIVRKLRNYGASSKYINELPGFNSRLDELQAVFLRTKLPYLDADNKRRMQIAARYLSEINNEKISLPMYSGATDHVFHLFVIRVKDRLEFMEYLKDHGVGSLIHYPIPPHKQPALKELNQLSFPLCEQIHEEVVSIPMSPVMMDNEVSQVISILNDY